In Oncorhynchus clarkii lewisi isolate Uvic-CL-2024 chromosome 2, UVic_Ocla_1.0, whole genome shotgun sequence, one DNA window encodes the following:
- the LOC139372315 gene encoding FERM domain-containing protein 5, with translation MLSRIMSGSIRNLDREYDCTVRLLDDTEYTCTIQRDAKGQYLFDLICHHLNLLEKDYFGIRYVDPDKQRHWLEVTKCIAKQIKSQPPFTMCLRVKFYPPDPAALKEEITRYLVFLQIKRDLYHGRLLCKTTDAAMLAAFILQAEIGDYDPGKHPEGYSSKFQFFPKHSEKLEQRISDIHKTELIGQTPDTSELNFLQKAQMLETYGVDPHPCKDVSGNPAFLAFTPFGFVVLQGNKRVHFLKWNEVTKLKFEGKIFHIYANQKEDKKIILTYFAPTPEACKHLWKCGVENQAFYKLEKSSQVRTVSSSNLFFKGSRFRYSGRVAKEVMEQSAKIKREPPEIHRAGLVPSRSCPSITHGPRLTSVPRTRRRAVHISIMEGLESLRDSAHSTPVRSVSHGDSFMPRSRSLATDASEGSAVISDEAYSPSDSVLPTPVAEHSLELAVARQVNGAPCSIKEEKESEAGTPSVGDAGDLSDSRATVEGAEGASPLSEVEQVNTFVLSVLRLLLVTIGLLFVLLFLLIVLTESDLDVAFLRDIRQTPEFEQFHYEYFCPLRRWFACKLRWAGSLLINK, from the exons CGGGATGCTAAAGGACAGTATCTGTTCGACCTCATCTGCCACCACCTGAATCTGCTGGAGAAGGACTACTTTGGCATCAGATATGTGGACCCAGACAAGCAGcgg CATTGGTTGGAGGTCACAAAGTGTATTGCCAAGCAGATTAAAT CCCAGCCTCCATTCACCATGTGTCTCAGAGTCAAGTTTTACCCCCCTGACCCCGCTGCTCTCAAAGAGGAAATCACCAG ATATTTAGTCTTCCTGCAGATCAAGAGAGATCTGTATCATGGCCGCCTCCTGTGTAAGACGACGGATGCTGCCATGCTGGCTGCCTTCATCCTGCAAG CTGAGATTGGGGACTATGACCCTGGGAAGCATCCTGAAGGATACAGTTCTAAATTCCAGTTCTTCCCAAAACATTCAGAGAAGCTGGAGCAACGAATCTCAGACATACACAAGACAGAACTGAT TGGCCAGACACCTGACACATCAGAGCTGAATTTTCTCCAGAAAGCCCAGATGCTGGAGACATATGGTGTGGATCCTCATCCATGCAAG GATGTGTCTGGAAATCCAGCCTTTCTTGCCTTCACCCCATTCGGATTTGTCGTGCTTCAGGGAAACAAGAGGGTTCATTTTCTCAAGTG GAACGAGGTGACCAAACTGAAGTTCGAGGGAAAGATATTCCATATATATGCAAATCAGAAGGAG GACAAAAAGATCATCTTGACTTACTTTGCACCAACACCTGAGGCCTGCAAGCACCTGTGGAAATGTGGAGTGGAGAACCAAGCCTTCTACAA GCTGGAGAAGTCGAGTCAGGTGCGGACAGTGTCCAGCAGCAACTTGTTCTTCAAGGGGAGTCGTTTCCGCTACAG TGGACGAGTGGCGAAAGAAGTGATGGAGCAGAGTGCCAAAATCAAACGAGAGCCTCCAGAAATACACAG GGCTGGCCTGGTTCCCAGTAGAAGCTGTCCGTCCATCACTCACGGGCCGCGCCTCACCAGTGTTCCACGCACCCGCCGGAGAGCCGTCCACATTTCCATCATGGAGG GTCTGGAGTCGTTGCGTGACAGTGCCCACTCTACACCTGTGCGCTCTGTGTCCCATGGGGACTCCTTCATGCCGCGCTCCCGCAGCCTAGCCACGGATGCCAGCGAGGGCTCGGCGGTGATCTCTGACGAGGCCTACAGCCCCTCTGACAGCGTGCTGCCTACCCCTGTGGCAGAGCACAGCCTGGAGTTGGCCGTGGCACGCCAGGTCAACGGAGCCCCCTGCAGCATCAAGGAGGAGAAGGAGTCGGAGGCAGGCACCCCCTCGGTGGGGGATGCAGGCGACTTATCAGACAGTAGAGCGACGGTTGAGGGTGCAGAGGGAGCCTCGCCGCTCAGCGAAGTGGAACAGGTGAATACGTTTGTTTTAAGTGTCCTCCGTTTGCTTCTTGTGACCATTGGACTCCTCTTTGTCTTGCTCTTCCTCCTCATCGTCCTCACTGAATCCGACCTTGACGTTGCATTTTTACGTGATATCCGCCAGACCCCCGAATTTGAGCAGTTCCATTACGAATACTTTTGTCCCCTCAGGCGGTGGTTTGCCTGCAAGCTCCGCTGGGCGGGCAGTTTGCTCATTAACAaatga